The proteins below come from a single Triticum aestivum cultivar Chinese Spring chromosome 5D, IWGSC CS RefSeq v2.1, whole genome shotgun sequence genomic window:
- the LOC123123426 gene encoding E3 ubiquitin-protein ligase SIRP1, translated as MEEGQESRYWCHSCAEVIVPVEPEKKCPDCDGGFVEEMGSEGFEPSTNVRSERNLSLWAPLLLGMMGGSSRRSRPQRDMMDSSSDEDSRQARIRSALRDTDDEDEDDDDDDSDRELEDMIRRRRRRGSSLVRLLQTLRDDLRGLDGIGRDRDRDRDSERDRERERERRDRERRERERARRERERARERDRGGERTESLILINSNNEAIILQGTFGPSDNQENSSNTSTGVSLGDYFLGPGLDMLLQRLADSDLNRSGTPPAKKESVAALPTVNIQEVLGCTVCLEEFEMGTEAKEMPCQHKFHSNCILPWLELHSSCPICRFQLPTEESKNPCESGSGGGTVSADGDHAESSNSDIEGANHDGGSLLDESSINDRDVTSALNAIFGDGSSSSSSDENGPRSSES; from the coding sequence ATGGAAGAAGGTCAAGAAAGCAGGTACTGGTGCCACAGCTGCGCCGAGGTGATCGTTCCTGTGGAGCCGGAGAAGAAGTGCCCAGACTGTGATGGCGGCTTCGTGGAAGAGATGGGGTCCGAGGGCTTTGAGCCGTCCACGAACGTGAGGTCTGAGCGGAACCTCTCGCTCTGGGCCCCGCTGCTGCTTGGGATGATGGGGGGTTCGTCTCGGCGATCAAGGCCCCAGAGGGATATGATGGATTCTTCTTCTGATGAGGACTCACGCCAAGCAAGGATCAGGAGTGCCCTGAGGGAtactgatgatgaggatgaagatgatgatgatgatgattctgACCGTGAGCTTGAAGACATGATTAGGAGGCGAAGGAGGAGGGGCTCGTCGCTTGTCAGGCTGCTCCAGACCCTCCGTGATGACTTAAGGGGTTTGGATGGCATTGGCAGGGACAGGGACAGGGACAGGGACAGCGAGAGAGaccgggagagggagagggaaagaaggGACAGGGagagaagggagagggagagggctagAAGAGAGAGGGAAAGAGCAAGGGAGAGAGACCGAGGGGGAGAAAGGACAGAGAGCTTAATATTGATAAACTCCAACAATGAGGCCATTATTCTCCAAGGAACATTTGGACCTAGTGACAACCAAGAGAACTCAAGCAACACAAGTACTGGCGTTTCACTTGGTGACTACTTTCTTGGTCCTGGCCTAGATATGCTCTTGCAGCGTTTGGCAGACAGTGACCTGAATCGTTCTGGGACTCCGCCTGCCAAGAAGGAATCTGTGGCAGCATTGCCAACTGTGAACATCCAGGAAGTACTGGGCTGTACAGTCTGTCTTGAGGAGTTTGAAATGGGGACGGAGGCGAAGGAGATGCCTTGTCAACACAAATTTCACTCCAATTGCATCCTTCCATGGCTGGAGCTCCACAGTTCTTGCCCAATTTGTCGATttcagttgcctacagaggagtcAAAGAACCCATGTGAATCAGGCAGTGGTGGTGGGACAGTGAGTGCTGATGGAGATCATGCTGAGTCAAGTAATAGTGATATAGAAGGTGCTAACCATGATGGAGGCAGTCTGCTTGATGAAAGTTCAATAAATGATAGAGATGTGACGTCTGCGTTGAACGCGATCTTCGGAGATggatcctcatcatcctcatctgATGAAAATGGTCCACGTTCTTCCGAGAGCTGA